In Ignavibacteriales bacterium, a single window of DNA contains:
- a CDS encoding MBL fold metallo-hydrolase, protein MKYFLFVVLFIFLFTFSLLAQELTIYHLNVGQADATLIKSPTGVTMLIDGGNTGNGTGIILPYLSSLGITSLNYVVCSHYHADHLGGLDEVINGLGAANIGTVYDRGSDAPLPTTVAFTDYVTAATAAGRVKVTLGQTVDLGGGVTMQCLATDGEVYNYGVVPNSTGSENDLSVGWKLNYGSFQYFTGGDLGGEVSTYADNETPLAPQVGNVDAFKINHHGSQYSTNQVFVNTLQAEVGIISVGTNTYGHPTQEVINRLDVANCYIYQTATGSGGTIPAGAGVVANNHVILRTSGTSYTVSYGTTTHNYTGDGGAPDVTPPVISAVTASSITSSSAVITWTTDEASNSVVEYGLTTSYGSTVTNATMVTSHSVSLSGLTASTLYHYRVKSTDAANNTATSTDYTFTTSAPVPVSTLIESFSDGNFTTNPTWGGNTTAFQVVTSSDVGAGATNSYTLRLNYTTASAGTRYLRTQRTASWGTSQSWSFWIGRRAQAATTANQSIVWLWANGTNLTASTIDGYRIKFGDDTGDDNIVLQSVTNNVATDIITSSGTVLNGLTDIGFMVRVTRTSGSVWTLYTSTLPTTIGSGAIATDVPTAANTSINQGSVTNSTYTNFANGYFGFVAVHSSGASARIAAEFDQLYFDTTSTSPLGKSAFSPEFAYAPSTFRLNQNYPNPFNPSTTLSFDLAEDAVVTLKVYDVIGREVGVIVNNEDRSAGTHQMRFDGSTLASGVYYCKLNASTITGKSFADTKRLVLLK, encoded by the coding sequence ATGAAATATTTTTTATTTGTTGTACTATTCATTTTCCTGTTCACATTTTCTTTATTGGCGCAGGAATTAACAATCTACCATCTAAATGTCGGTCAGGCAGATGCAACATTGATTAAATCTCCCACCGGCGTTACGATGCTAATAGACGGAGGTAATACAGGTAACGGTACAGGAATTATTTTACCATACCTCTCATCGCTCGGTATCACCTCTCTGAACTATGTGGTTTGCTCACATTATCACGCCGATCATCTTGGCGGGCTTGATGAAGTTATAAACGGCTTGGGCGCCGCTAATATTGGAACTGTTTATGATAGGGGAAGTGATGCACCATTGCCAACAACGGTTGCTTTTACCGATTATGTTACTGCGGCTACGGCAGCAGGAAGAGTTAAAGTCACACTTGGTCAAACGGTTGACCTCGGCGGTGGAGTTACAATGCAGTGCCTAGCTACCGACGGCGAGGTTTATAATTACGGAGTTGTACCTAATTCAACCGGAAGTGAGAACGATTTAAGTGTCGGATGGAAATTGAATTATGGTTCATTCCAGTATTTCACAGGCGGCGATTTAGGTGGAGAAGTATCCACATATGCCGATAACGAAACCCCTCTTGCTCCACAGGTAGGGAATGTCGATGCTTTTAAAATCAACCATCATGGAAGTCAGTATAGCACAAATCAGGTTTTCGTTAATACATTACAAGCGGAGGTTGGAATTATTTCGGTGGGAACAAACACATATGGCCATCCAACGCAGGAGGTTATTAATCGTCTTGATGTTGCAAATTGCTACATCTATCAAACTGCAACCGGTTCAGGTGGAACAATACCGGCTGGCGCAGGAGTTGTGGCAAACAATCATGTCATATTGAGAACTTCCGGGACAAGTTATACTGTATCTTATGGAACAACTACTCACAACTATACCGGTGATGGTGGTGCACCTGATGTAACACCTCCAGTGATCTCTGCCGTAACAGCGTCTTCAATTACATCATCAAGTGCGGTTATCACATGGACGACTGACGAAGCCTCAAACTCAGTGGTAGAATATGGTCTCACGACTTCTTATGGTTCTACAGTTACAAATGCAACAATGGTTACAAGTCATAGCGTATCACTCAGTGGATTAACTGCAAGCACGTTATACCACTATCGAGTGAAGTCAACGGATGCGGCAAACAATACAGCAACATCAACCGACTATACATTTACAACCTCAGCACCAGTTCCAGTCTCTACACTTATTGAATCATTTTCAGACGGTAACTTCACCACAAATCCGACCTGGGGTGGAAACACAACTGCGTTTCAAGTTGTCACAAGTAGTGATGTGGGAGCCGGAGCAACAAATTCATACACACTGCGATTGAATTATACAACCGCATCAGCCGGCACCAGATATCTCAGGACTCAACGAACAGCTTCATGGGGTACTTCGCAATCTTGGTCATTCTGGATTGGTCGAAGAGCGCAAGCAGCTACAACTGCAAACCAAAGCATAGTATGGCTGTGGGCTAACGGTACAAATTTAACGGCATCCACTATTGACGGTTACAGAATTAAATTTGGAGATGACACAGGAGACGATAACATTGTACTCCAGAGTGTAACTAATAATGTTGCAACCGATATTATCACTTCGTCTGGAACTGTTCTCAATGGCTTAACAGATATAGGATTTATGGTGCGTGTTACGCGTACTAGCGGTTCGGTGTGGACGTTATATACTTCAACATTGCCGACTACAATCGGAAGTGGAGCAATTGCGACAGACGTGCCGACTGCTGCCAATACATCAATCAACCAAGGCAGTGTGACAAACTCGACTTATACGAACTTTGCTAATGGATACTTCGGTTTCGTGGCGGTACATTCATCCGGCGCTAGTGCTCGAATCGCAGCTGAATTCGATCAGCTATATTTCGATACAACCAGCACATCGCCTCTCGGCAAATCGGCATTTAGTCCAGAGTTTGCTTACGCTCCATCAACATTCAGATTAAATCAAAATTATCCGAATCCTTTTAATCCGTCTACAACACTCAGTTTCGATTTAGCTGAGGATGCAGTAGTAACATTAAAAGTATATGATGTTATCGGACGTGAAGTTGGGGTTATTGTGAATAACGAAGACCGTTCTGCCGGAACACATCAAATGCGTTTTGATGGTTCAACGCTCGCAAGCGGTGTTTATTATTGCAAACTGAATGCTTCAACCATAACAGGGAAATCGTTCGCGGATACAAAGCGATTGGTGCTTCTGAAGTAA
- a CDS encoding TSUP family transporter — MLESIWFLPLLFATGLTAGLVDSIAGGGGLLTLPVLLGIGLPPHAALGTNKFQSSFGSFTSTMYYRKHNIVSIRDGLIGVIFTAIGTVLGAWLVQQIASDILGHLIPWLLLVIAIYTFVTPKFSDKDGEAKLPKNSFFFFFGLIFGFYDGFFGPGVGSFWAFAFVILLGFNLRKATGFTKLMNFTSNIVSVIMFLIGGNVWFLISFVMGAGQIIGSIIGAHLVIRKGAKLIRPVFITIVILTTLKLLYQNYF, encoded by the coding sequence ATGCTTGAATCTATTTGGTTTTTACCACTTTTATTTGCTACCGGTCTCACCGCCGGATTAGTTGACTCCATCGCAGGCGGTGGTGGCTTACTGACACTTCCCGTCTTGCTGGGTATCGGACTTCCACCCCATGCCGCGCTTGGAACGAATAAATTCCAATCGAGTTTCGGCAGTTTCACTTCAACGATGTATTATCGGAAACATAATATCGTCAGCATCCGCGATGGATTGATTGGAGTTATTTTTACTGCAATCGGAACGGTTCTGGGTGCGTGGCTCGTGCAGCAAATCGCATCAGATATCCTCGGACATCTCATTCCATGGTTGTTGCTGGTGATTGCAATATATACTTTTGTAACGCCGAAGTTCAGCGATAAAGATGGTGAGGCAAAACTTCCCAAGAATAGTTTCTTCTTTTTCTTCGGATTGATTTTCGGATTTTATGACGGATTCTTTGGCCCGGGAGTGGGATCGTTCTGGGCTTTTGCTTTTGTCATTCTGCTCGGATTTAATTTGAGGAAAGCAACCGGTTTCACGAAGCTGATGAATTTTACGAGCAATATCGTATCGGTCATTATGTTCCTCATAGGTGGTAATGTCTGGTTCCTAATATCATTTGTTATGGGCGCGGGACAAATTATTGGATCTATCATCGGTGCACATTTAGTAATCAGGAAAGGTGCAAAATTAATCCGGCCGGTATTCATTACAATTGTTATTCTGACTACACTCAAGTTATTATATCAAAATTATTTTTAA
- a CDS encoding zf-HC2 domain-containing protein: MECDRYRELANLFLDGSLDTHIQIELFKHITGCSECQSYIDIMTKMNTIKEREEIKYPSAIDDKLFQRLAEHRVQSSKRKLSESGLFNFFKKKVVLSLPLAAAIIIIAILGGIYFGTSLNKSTNENMVLTLQQRQAVQPSTVIFFYELPPVEVIGKPVLKNARYNPNYQQ, from the coding sequence ATGGAATGTGATCGTTATCGAGAACTAGCAAATTTATTTTTAGACGGCTCACTTGATACCCATATACAGATAGAATTGTTCAAGCACATTACCGGTTGCAGTGAATGCCAGTCATACATAGATATAATGACAAAAATGAATACAATCAAGGAACGCGAGGAAATAAAGTATCCTTCGGCTATCGATGATAAATTATTTCAGAGATTAGCGGAACATCGAGTACAGTCATCGAAAAGAAAATTATCAGAGTCAGGCTTGTTCAATTTCTTTAAAAAGAAAGTTGTACTCTCGTTGCCACTTGCTGCGGCAATAATTATTATTGCAATTTTGGGTGGAATATATTTCGGTACTTCACTTAATAAATCCACAAATGAAAATATGGTTCTCACTCTTCAGCAACGGCAAGCAGTTCAACCATCAACGGTTATCTTTTTTTATGAATTACCCCCGGTTGAAGTTATCGGGAAACCTGTTTTAAAGAATGCAAGATACAATCCAAATTATCAACAATAA
- a CDS encoding MFS transporter: MHESSNKKIALIISTLSSFLTPFMLSALNIALPSIGKEFGLNTIELGWIATSYILSASIFLIPFGKLADMIGRKKIFLYGMLIYGLISLLIVFSFSGTMLIIFRAIQGVGAAMIFGTGMAILISVTPPTERGKVLGINVASVYLGLSLGPFVGGFLTQHIGWQSIFYLNFITSIIVVILGATKLHGEWAEEAKGKFDLWGGVFFSVTMFLLMFGFSRIPQSVGVISVCAGVISLTVFIFWEMQADNPILPIRLFTQNTVFAYSNLAALINYSATSAITFLLSLYLQSVKGLSPQMAGLVLVAQPILMAVLSPVAGRMSDRYEPRIMASLGMGLTVIGLLIFSLLEADSSILFIIMNLSLLGVGFGLFSSPNQNAAMTSVSKEVYGIASATLGTMRLTGQMLSMGIVMLIISVGVGRVQITPEYYPQFTSSLKIIFAVFAAICVGGIFASLARGKVR, translated from the coding sequence ATGCACGAATCAAGCAATAAAAAAATCGCGTTGATCATTTCAACTCTTTCTTCCTTCCTGACGCCGTTTATGCTGTCTGCTTTGAATATAGCGCTTCCGTCGATTGGGAAGGAATTTGGATTAAATACTATTGAGCTTGGATGGATTGCAACTTCGTATATTTTGTCTGCCTCAATATTCCTGATCCCTTTTGGCAAATTAGCCGACATGATTGGAAGGAAAAAAATCTTCCTCTACGGAATGTTGATATATGGATTGATTTCACTCCTCATAGTTTTTTCTTTCAGCGGTACAATGCTGATAATCTTTCGCGCCATACAGGGTGTTGGCGCGGCAATGATTTTTGGAACCGGCATGGCGATTTTAATTTCTGTAACACCACCGACGGAGAGAGGGAAAGTTTTAGGAATAAACGTTGCCTCGGTTTATCTCGGTCTATCACTTGGTCCGTTTGTCGGGGGATTTCTTACTCAACATATCGGCTGGCAAAGCATTTTTTATTTAAATTTTATAACGAGCATCATTGTCGTTATTCTTGGAGCCACTAAACTTCACGGCGAATGGGCAGAAGAAGCAAAAGGAAAATTTGATTTGTGGGGAGGTGTTTTCTTCAGCGTGACAATGTTCCTGCTGATGTTCGGTTTTTCCAGAATTCCACAATCAGTTGGAGTGATATCTGTTTGTGCCGGAGTTATTTCTCTCACAGTTTTTATCTTTTGGGAAATGCAAGCTGATAATCCAATTTTACCGATCAGATTGTTCACACAGAATACCGTTTTTGCTTATTCCAATCTTGCCGCTCTAATCAACTACAGCGCTACATCCGCTATTACATTTCTTTTGAGTCTGTATCTTCAATCTGTAAAAGGTCTGTCTCCGCAGATGGCAGGTCTGGTACTTGTTGCTCAACCGATTTTGATGGCTGTTCTATCACCTGTGGCGGGAAGGATGTCTGATAGATACGAACCACGTATCATGGCTTCACTCGGGATGGGATTAACAGTTATTGGACTTCTTATTTTCAGTCTGCTGGAGGCAGATTCATCGATATTGTTCATAATCATGAATTTATCTCTCCTCGGGGTCGGGTTCGGATTATTTTCGTCACCGAACCAAAATGCAGCCATGACATCTGTGTCGAAAGAAGTTTACGGCATCGCCTCTGCAACGCTTGGAACAATGCGACTCACCGGACAGATGTTAAGTATGGGAATTGTGATGCTTATAATTTCTGTCGGTGTCGGCAGAGTTCAAATCACACCTGAGTATTATCCTCAGTTCACATCAAGTTTAAAAATTATATTTGCAGTCTTTGCCGCGATCTGTGTGGGCGGAATTTTTGCCTCGCTGGCAAGAGGGAAGGTGAGATAA
- a CDS encoding RNA polymerase sigma factor yields MMISDAILVKSFCDGNDLAFVNLYNRYKHPIYVFCFKMLDDGNAAEDLVQNIFFKLYARKNQINQPERLKQWLYAVARNECLSYIEKFKRTSPFDPENEIDSGISLHGQYDSEEEVGLLSKAIEQLTQEYKEVLLLRLYNDLSYKEIAEILDLKETVVKSRLFEARKKLYKILKPIFEERV; encoded by the coding sequence ATGATGATTTCGGATGCCATACTTGTGAAATCATTCTGCGATGGGAATGATCTTGCATTCGTGAATTTGTATAACCGCTACAAACATCCCATTTATGTTTTTTGTTTTAAAATGTTGGACGACGGCAATGCCGCTGAAGATTTAGTCCAAAATATCTTTTTTAAGCTTTATGCGAGAAAGAATCAGATCAACCAGCCGGAGAGGTTGAAACAGTGGTTGTATGCTGTCGCACGCAATGAATGTCTGTCTTACATTGAAAAATTTAAAAGAACATCCCCGTTTGATCCTGAGAACGAAATTGATTCCGGCATATCCTTGCATGGTCAGTACGATAGTGAGGAAGAAGTAGGTCTACTTTCAAAAGCTATTGAGCAACTCACGCAGGAATATAAAGAGGTACTTCTGTTAAGATTGTATAATGATTTATCATATAAAGAGATTGCGGAGATACTCGATTTAAAGGAAACCGTTGTGAAGTCACGTTTGTTCGAAGCGAGGAAAAAGTTGTATAAAATATTGAAACCGATTTTTGAAGAAAGAGTATAA
- a CDS encoding S46 family peptidase: protein MKIHRSIIPLLPYSILYIGLLFILSSTFNLLIADEGMYPLSEIHRLNLKSKGLKVSPKDIYNPGGIGLIDAIVNIGGCTGSFISNDGLILTNHHCAFGAVQAASTTENDYVTNGFLAQTRTEEISAKGLTVRIVDSYKDVSKEILSTLTDTMDLTARTKTIDKKIKEIVTEIEKQNPGKRAEVSEMFTGKSYILFIYTFLKDVRLVYVPPRSIGEFGGENDNWVWPRHTGDFSFIRAYVAPDGSPSGYSSDNIPYKPKKFLKINPNGVDENDPVFILGYPGRTFRHRTSYYLGYEEDIRMPYVADLYEWQIETLENAGKNDRTVSLKLDSRIKSLANTMKNYRGKLQGMKRLSIVANKANEERALQQFIDSDPKLKKQYGNVLQEIALLYNEMREQSKYEMTFDYLRQSSSLLSSAFSIYEAVRELKKPDLERESAYMDRNFARTKESIISSLKNYHEPVDKIFFKEMLMRAARLPNNIRIPAIDSLIDSTDMETAIDKYISDIYTSTKLKNENFILNAFTNTPEEVEQLRDPFLELAKSLYPAVKQLREIRQRREGALSKYSALFVEVKEIFQKKNFIPDANSTLRLTFGKIEGYSPADALYSSPITTVKGIIEKTTGADPYNTPDKLIEMYKAKNFGRYIHKKKKDVPVALLYNLDTTGGNSGSPLLNAKGEIVGVNFDRAFEATINDYAWSEDYSRSIAVDIRYVLWITDKFAGAEHLLKEMGVK, encoded by the coding sequence ATGAAAATTCATCGATCCATCATCCCACTACTCCCATATTCCATACTCTACATTGGATTACTTTTCATCCTCTCATCCACATTTAACCTCTTAATAGCCGACGAGGGAATGTATCCTCTAAGCGAGATTCACAGATTGAATCTCAAATCGAAAGGATTAAAAGTTTCACCAAAAGATATTTACAATCCGGGGGGAATAGGATTGATAGATGCGATAGTCAATATCGGAGGTTGCACAGGTTCGTTCATATCGAACGATGGATTGATACTAACGAATCACCATTGCGCATTCGGCGCCGTCCAGGCTGCCAGCACAACAGAGAACGATTATGTTACAAACGGTTTTCTGGCACAAACCCGGACCGAAGAAATATCGGCTAAAGGTTTAACAGTACGGATAGTCGATTCTTATAAAGATGTTTCAAAAGAAATTCTAAGTACATTAACAGATACGATGGATTTGACTGCGCGTACTAAAACAATCGACAAGAAAATTAAAGAAATCGTTACTGAAATAGAAAAACAAAATCCGGGCAAACGGGCCGAAGTTTCAGAAATGTTTACCGGTAAATCATACATACTTTTTATTTACACTTTTTTAAAAGATGTCAGATTAGTATATGTTCCTCCACGTTCAATCGGTGAATTCGGCGGCGAGAACGATAACTGGGTTTGGCCCCGTCATACCGGAGATTTTTCATTTATCCGTGCTTACGTTGCGCCTGATGGTTCTCCCTCCGGTTATTCTTCGGATAACATTCCATATAAACCGAAAAAATTTCTAAAAATCAATCCGAACGGAGTTGATGAGAACGATCCCGTTTTCATTCTCGGATATCCGGGAAGAACTTTCCGACATCGGACATCTTATTATTTAGGATATGAGGAAGATATTCGGATGCCGTACGTTGCCGATCTTTATGAATGGCAAATAGAAACTCTTGAAAATGCCGGCAAAAATGATCGCACAGTTTCGCTTAAACTCGATTCAAGGATTAAAAGCTTAGCGAACACGATGAAAAACTACCGCGGCAAGCTTCAGGGAATGAAACGGCTTTCGATTGTTGCGAATAAAGCAAATGAGGAAAGAGCCCTTCAACAATTTATCGATTCAGATCCAAAACTGAAGAAGCAATATGGTAACGTGCTTCAGGAAATTGCTTTGCTTTATAATGAGATGCGTGAGCAATCAAAGTATGAAATGACTTTTGATTATCTGAGGCAAAGCTCTTCGTTGCTTTCTTCCGCATTTTCAATTTATGAAGCTGTTAGGGAATTAAAGAAACCGGACCTCGAAAGAGAATCTGCATACATGGATAGAAATTTTGCCCGAACTAAAGAATCGATTATTTCATCTTTGAAGAATTATCATGAGCCGGTGGATAAAATATTTTTCAAAGAAATGCTCATGCGGGCAGCACGATTACCGAATAATATAAGGATACCGGCAATTGATAGTTTGATCGATTCAACCGACATGGAAACTGCAATAGATAAATATATCAGCGATATTTATACTTCAACAAAATTAAAAAATGAGAATTTCATTCTTAATGCGTTTACGAATACGCCTGAAGAAGTAGAACAACTCCGTGATCCTTTTCTTGAACTGGCAAAATCTTTATATCCCGCGGTAAAGCAATTACGCGAAATCAGGCAACGACGTGAAGGCGCACTTTCAAAATATTCCGCTCTGTTTGTTGAAGTAAAAGAAATATTCCAAAAGAAAAACTTTATCCCTGATGCCAATAGCACTTTGCGTTTGACATTCGGAAAAATTGAGGGATATTCGCCGGCAGATGCGCTTTATTCATCTCCAATCACAACCGTGAAAGGTATAATCGAAAAAACAACCGGTGCAGATCCATACAACACTCCTGATAAATTGATTGAAATGTACAAAGCAAAAAATTTCGGTCGCTATATACACAAGAAAAAGAAAGATGTGCCTGTTGCATTGCTATACAACCTTGACACAACCGGCGGAAACTCGGGAAGTCCGCTGTTGAATGCCAAAGGTGAAATAGTCGGCGTGAATTTCGACCGTGCATTTGAAGCAACAATCAACGATTATGCCTGGAGTGAAGACTACAGTCGATCGATTGCGGTCGACATCAGATATGTTCTCTGGATAACGGATAAATTCGCCGGTGCTGAGCATCTGCTGAAAGAGATGGGTGTGAAATAA
- the corA gene encoding magnesium/cobalt transporter CorA, producing the protein MINIFHYLNNTIKKISIKEFNQYLQQPEGSVWVDMEDPQEAEEETLLISLLDYHPLAIEDCQNGKEDEGHLPKVEDFDDYLFIIFNPVESVLVEDDGRKRMEIKTSQVSAFLSKKLLVTHHYKPQRSINYAMQMVSKNPMTLGKGPDFLFHLIIDEIVDSYTPILDTLDTTIDTMEDEVFHAPTQQSMVEILNMKKNIMTVRRVAVYQREMLNRLSRGEFSLITEEETIYYRNVYDHLVRMSDLADSYRDMVAGLLDAYLSVTSNRLNQVMKVLTIISTIFLPLSFITGFFGMNFRVIPLAEMEWGIGIATLFMAAVAGFMLWVFKKNKWL; encoded by the coding sequence ATGATCAACATATTCCATTACTTAAACAACACGATAAAAAAAATATCGATTAAAGAATTCAACCAGTATCTTCAACAACCGGAGGGATCTGTTTGGGTTGATATGGAAGATCCGCAGGAAGCTGAAGAGGAAACGCTGTTAATATCGCTTCTCGATTATCATCCGCTTGCCATTGAAGATTGTCAGAATGGGAAGGAAGATGAGGGACATCTTCCGAAAGTTGAAGATTTCGATGATTATCTTTTTATTATTTTCAATCCTGTCGAGTCTGTGCTGGTTGAAGATGATGGCAGAAAGCGTATGGAAATCAAAACCTCTCAGGTCAGCGCATTTCTCTCCAAGAAATTATTGGTAACGCATCATTATAAACCTCAACGTTCCATAAATTATGCAATGCAAATGGTATCGAAGAATCCCATGACTTTGGGGAAAGGTCCTGATTTTCTTTTCCATTTAATAATAGATGAGATCGTGGATAGTTATACGCCGATTCTTGATACACTTGATACAACAATCGATACAATGGAAGACGAGGTGTTTCATGCACCAACGCAACAATCGATGGTTGAAATTCTCAACATGAAAAAAAATATAATGACCGTACGGCGGGTTGCGGTTTATCAGCGTGAAATGTTGAATCGATTATCGCGCGGCGAATTTTCATTGATAACTGAGGAGGAAACAATTTATTATCGTAACGTCTACGATCATTTGGTTCGCATGAGCGATCTCGCAGATTCGTACCGGGATATGGTAGCGGGATTACTCGATGCTTATCTTTCTGTAACTTCCAATCGACTAAATCAAGTGATGAAGGTTTTAACCATCATCTCTACAATATTTCTACCGTTAAGTTTTATTACCGGTTTTTTCGGAATGAATTTCCGCGTCATCCCTTTAGCTGAAATGGAATGGGGGATAGGGATTGCCACATTGTTTATGGCTGCTGTGGCCGGATTTATGCTGTGGGTGTTTAAGAAGAATAAGTGGCTGTAA
- a CDS encoding energy transducer TonB, with product MFRIAFLLILFASIANADILNSLQKADDKMQGTEPAPVVIKRVNPDYPDSARISGIEGMVYLQVFIGEKGFVKEVKVQKNDSGSELLEIAAMKAALDWQFEPVIKDGKAVGVYVTLPFNFKLSKEGKKK from the coding sequence ATGTTTAGAATAGCTTTTTTATTAATTTTGTTCGCATCAATAGCGAATGCGGATATATTAAATAGTTTGCAGAAAGCAGACGATAAAATGCAAGGAACTGAACCGGCACCGGTTGTAATTAAACGCGTCAATCCTGATTATCCGGACAGTGCCAGAATATCCGGAATAGAGGGTATGGTTTATCTTCAGGTCTTTATAGGTGAAAAAGGATTCGTGAAAGAGGTTAAAGTTCAGAAGAATGATAGCGGTTCAGAATTGCTTGAAATTGCCGCGATGAAAGCTGCGCTAGACTGGCAATTCGAGCCGGTTATTAAGGATGGCAAAGCTGTTGGGGTTTATGTAACTCTCCCATTCAATTTTAAACTCTCTAAGGAAGGGAAGAAAAAATAG